In the genome of Pseudorasbora parva isolate DD20220531a chromosome 10, ASM2467924v1, whole genome shotgun sequence, one region contains:
- the chrm5a gene encoding muscarinic acetylcholine receptor M5a: MKDRPAAIIMSGENISANASGLLLTHSLWEVVTIASVSGIVSLVTIIGNVLVMLSFKVNSQLKTVNNYYLLSLAFADLIIGVFSMNLYTSYILMGYWALGNLACDLWLALDYVASNASVMNLLVISFDRYFSITRPLTYRAKRTPKRAAVMIGLAWLVSFVLWAPPILCWQYFVGKRTVPERQCQIQFFSEPVITFGTAIAAFYIPVSVMTILYCRIYKETERRTKDLAELQGVNSSSDSEPQTIRSCFGCKHTSEKERSDTPKPADFNSYASSEDDERSTSPAVFQASKLKAESEDYFRASPMRSKKCVSYKFKPASGPLKNTNGDAKPSSFSSAESVNAPSSSSSSKPADGTLKSQITKRKRMVLIKEKKAAQTLSAILLAFILTWTPYNIMVLVSTFCSQCIPLSLWHLGYWLCYVNSTVNPMCYALCNKTFQKTFRMLLLCQWRKKRVEEKLYWCGQNPTAGGRLA; encoded by the coding sequence ATGAAGGATCGACCTGCTGCGATCATCATGAGCGGTGAAAATATCAGCGCCAACGCCTCGGGCCTCCTGCTCACACACAGCCTGTGGGAGGTCGTGACCATCGCCAGCGTTTCCGGCATCGTGAGCCTCGTCACAATCATCGGGAACGTCCTGGTCATGCTGTCCTTTAAGGTGAACAGCCAGCTGAAGACGGTCAACAACTACTACCTTCTGAGCCTGGCCTTCGCTGACCTAATCATTGGCGTCTTCTCCATGAATCTCTACACCTCTTACATCCTAATGGGCTACTGGGCGCTGGGCAATCTGGCTTGTGACTTGTGGCTAGCTCTGGATTATGTGGCCAGTAATGCTTCTGTGATGAATCTATTGGTTATTAGTTTCGACCGGTACTTCTCTATCACCCGACCGCTGACGTATCGAGCCAAACGTACGCCGAAGCGAGCGGCCGTAATGATCGGTTTGGCTTGGCTCGTGTCTTTCGTCCTCTGGGCTCCGCCAATCCTATGCTGGCAGTATTTTGTAGGAAAACGTACGGTTCCTGAACGTCAGTGTCAGATCCAGTTTTTTTCAGAGCCTGTTATCACTTTCGGGACGGCGATTGCGGCGTTCTACATCCCTGTATCCGTAATGACTATCCTCTACTGCCGGATATACAAGGAAACCGAAAGACGCACCAAAGACCTCGCAGAGCTTCAAGGCGTCAACTCTTCTTCCGACTCCGAGCCACAAACCATCCGCTCGTGTTTCGGCTGCAAGCACACTAGCGAAAAAGAACGAAGTGACACTCCCAAACCCGCCGACTTCAATAGCTACGCCTCTTCTGAAGACGACGAACGCTCCACGTCTCCCGCCGTCTTCCAGGCAAGCAAACTTAAGGCCGAAAGCGAGGACTACTTCCGGGCAAGCCCTATGAGGAGCAAGAAGTGTGTTTCGTACAAGTTCAAACCGGCATCCGGTCCGCTTAAGAACACCAACGGAGACGCCAAACCCTCGTCCTTTTCATCCGCCGAGTCTGTGAACGCGCCCTCATCCTCGTCTTCTTCCAAACCCGCCGACGGCACACTAAAAAGCCAGATTACCAAGAGGAAGAGGATGGTCCTGATCAAAGAAAAGAAGGCGGCCCAGACTCTGAGTGCCATCTTGCTGGCCTTCATCCTCACCTGGACCCCCTATAACATCATGGTGCTCGTATCTACCTTCTGCTCCCAATGCATCCCGCTCTCGCTCTGGCATTTGGGATACTGGCTGTGTTATGTCAACAGCACCGTGAACCCCATGTGTTACGCGCTCTGCAACAAAACCTTCCAGAAGACCTTCCGCATGTTGCTGCTTTGCCAGTGGAGGAAGAAGCGGGTGGAGGAGAAGTTGTACTGGTGCGGACAGAACCCGACGGCCGGTGGCAGACTCGCCTGA